In a single window of the Pseudogemmatithrix spongiicola genome:
- a CDS encoding alkaline phosphatase family protein: MRRASSAAVTLAALLVALPACAQRAPQTPPSVNAPIAAPTPQGPRPRLVVFLTVDQLRPDYLTRWDSQFTGGFRRLLDEGRFFVNGVHDHAITETAPGHASTMSGRFPYSTGIASNSAGVNTPTAPLLESDGVGASPFRFKGTTLTDWLRAARPDARILSVSRKDRGAILPIGAGKYPVFWYAQRSGKFTTSSYYGDSLPAWVRAFNAEDHAGTRYAGRVWDLLLPVENYPEPDSVQAESAGQEPAFPHALPTDVELARNAIIGYPWMDQMTLDFAWRALREMELGASADRTDLLAVSLSTLDAVGHRWGPDSREVHDHMLRIDRMLGTFLDSLVAVRGRDNVVIALTADHGVAPIPEVRSTWGDNSRASRLTSRELEPVIAGVAPVIRRLELDPTAFNLDWGVLEVDRSKVQGKDAAVRTVAREFARLARRVRGIQRVDVIDDIVRADTVRDNYARRWLHMFRPGGEAIAAITMEPYWLYGGSIATHGSPHDYDAKVPVLFWGAAFAPGRDSSAARVVDMAPTLARLLGVPPLEKLDGIVLDAAFRR; this comes from the coding sequence ATGCGTCGTGCCTCCTCCGCTGCGGTGACGCTCGCCGCCCTTCTGGTTGCGCTGCCCGCGTGCGCCCAGCGCGCCCCGCAGACGCCGCCGAGCGTCAACGCGCCGATCGCAGCACCGACGCCGCAGGGCCCGCGGCCGCGTCTGGTGGTGTTTCTCACGGTCGACCAACTCCGACCGGACTACCTGACGCGGTGGGACAGCCAGTTCACGGGCGGTTTCCGGCGCCTGCTGGATGAAGGCCGCTTCTTCGTCAACGGCGTGCACGACCATGCGATTACGGAGACGGCGCCCGGCCACGCGTCGACGATGTCCGGTCGCTTTCCCTACTCAACGGGCATCGCCAGCAACTCCGCCGGCGTGAACACGCCGACGGCGCCACTGCTGGAGAGCGACGGCGTGGGGGCATCGCCGTTCCGGTTCAAGGGCACCACGCTCACGGACTGGCTGCGCGCCGCCCGACCGGATGCGCGCATCCTGTCCGTCTCGCGCAAGGACCGTGGCGCCATCCTGCCGATCGGCGCCGGCAAGTATCCGGTGTTCTGGTACGCGCAGCGCTCGGGCAAGTTCACCACGAGCAGCTACTACGGCGACAGCCTGCCGGCATGGGTGCGGGCGTTCAACGCGGAAGATCACGCGGGCACGCGCTACGCCGGGCGGGTGTGGGATCTCCTGCTGCCGGTCGAGAACTACCCGGAACCGGACTCCGTCCAGGCGGAGAGCGCGGGGCAGGAGCCGGCGTTCCCGCATGCCTTGCCGACCGACGTGGAACTCGCGCGCAACGCCATCATCGGGTATCCGTGGATGGACCAGATGACGCTCGACTTCGCGTGGCGGGCGCTGCGCGAGATGGAGCTTGGCGCGAGTGCGGATCGTACGGACCTGCTCGCCGTGTCGCTCTCGACGCTGGACGCCGTCGGCCATCGCTGGGGCCCGGATTCGCGCGAGGTGCACGACCACATGCTGCGCATCGACCGCATGCTCGGCACCTTCCTCGATTCGCTGGTTGCGGTCCGCGGCCGCGACAACGTGGTCATCGCCCTGACCGCGGACCACGGCGTCGCGCCGATTCCCGAGGTGCGTTCCACGTGGGGCGACAACTCGCGGGCCTCGCGGCTCACCTCGCGGGAGCTGGAGCCGGTGATCGCGGGCGTCGCGCCGGTCATTCGACGCCTTGAGCTCGACCCGACGGCCTTCAACCTCGATTGGGGCGTCCTCGAGGTGGACCGCAGCAAGGTGCAGGGCAAGGACGCCGCGGTGCGCACCGTCGCCCGTGAGTTCGCGCGCCTCGCACGGCGCGTGCGCGGGATCCAGCGTGTCGACGTGATCGACGACATCGTGCGTGCCGACACCGTGCGCGACAACTATGCGCGGCGCTGGCTCCACATGTTCCGCCCGGGCGGCGAGGCCATCGCCGCGATCACCATGGAGCCGTACTGGCTCTACGGCGGCTCGATCGCGACGCACGGCTCGCCGCACGACTACGACGCCAAGGTGCCTGTGTTGTTCTGGGGCGCCGCGTTCGCGCCGGGCCGGGATTCCTCGGCGGCGCGCGTCGTCGACATGGCCCCGACACTCGCGCGCCTGCTCGGCGTGCCGCCGCTCGAAAAGCTGGACGGCATCGTACTCGATGCGGCGTTCAGGCGCTGA
- the rplU gene encoding 50S ribosomal protein L21 yields MSYAIFRSGGKQFRAEKGSTLRLPTLPGEAGATVEFNEVLLGSDGSAVKVGVPTLKGATVTAEIVKHGLGDKIIVFKFKRRKNYARKQGHRQGFTEVRIRDITLG; encoded by the coding sequence ATGTCGTACGCAATCTTCCGCTCCGGCGGCAAGCAGTTCCGCGCCGAAAAGGGCAGCACGCTGCGTCTTCCCACCCTCCCGGGTGAGGCGGGCGCGACCGTCGAGTTCAACGAAGTGCTCCTTGGCTCTGACGGCTCGGCCGTCAAGGTCGGCGTGCCGACGCTCAAGGGCGCCACGGTCACCGCGGAGATCGTCAAGCACGGTCTCGGCGACAAGATCATCGTGTTCAAGTTCAAGCGTCGCAAGAACTACGCGCGCAAGCAGGGCCATCGTCAGGGCTTCACCGAAGTTCGCATCCGCGACATCACCCTCGGCTGA
- a CDS encoding acyl-CoA dehydrogenase, giving the protein MHDSLYFLEHHLATREMVRAFALEEVAPVARHFDDTQEFPWENVKKMADLGMLGIPWSADLGGAGLDTISFMIAIEELARICASHSITISAHTTLGTSPIVNFGNAAQIERYVPRLASGKVLGGFGLTEPNAGSDAGGTQTRAVKKGAAYVLNGTKRFITHGGVGEIFVVTAVTDPAKGTKGISSFILTKETCDLAGAAKVGMGHDPELTPMPGFRAGKKEDKLGWRASDTRELIFEDVEVPAENLLGEEGRGFINFMKTLDAGRIGIAALSLGVAQGAFDEALKYTGERRQFGKRIAEFQGVHFQLSDMATELEAARHLVYHAAWLSQNGQPYSKEAAMAKLFCSELAMRNTIKAIQLHGGYGYTKDYPVERFMRDAKIGEIGEGTSEVQRMVIARHLIAGLGRE; this is encoded by the coding sequence ATGCACGATTCCCTGTACTTTCTTGAACACCATCTCGCCACGCGCGAGATGGTGCGCGCCTTCGCCCTCGAAGAGGTCGCGCCCGTCGCGCGGCACTTCGACGACACTCAGGAATTCCCCTGGGAGAACGTCAAGAAGATGGCCGACCTCGGGATGTTGGGCATCCCGTGGAGTGCAGACCTCGGCGGCGCCGGTCTGGACACCATCTCGTTCATGATCGCGATCGAGGAACTGGCGCGCATCTGCGCGTCCCACTCGATCACGATCTCGGCGCACACCACGCTGGGCACCTCACCCATCGTCAACTTCGGCAACGCGGCGCAGATCGAGCGCTATGTCCCGCGCTTGGCGAGCGGCAAGGTCCTCGGCGGTTTCGGGCTCACGGAGCCGAACGCCGGCTCGGATGCCGGCGGCACGCAGACGCGCGCGGTCAAGAAGGGCGCCGCGTACGTGCTGAACGGCACCAAGCGCTTCATTACGCACGGCGGCGTCGGCGAGATCTTCGTCGTCACCGCCGTCACGGATCCCGCCAAGGGTACGAAGGGCATCTCGAGCTTCATCCTCACCAAGGAAACCTGCGACCTCGCGGGTGCGGCCAAGGTCGGCATGGGGCATGACCCCGAGCTCACGCCGATGCCGGGCTTCCGCGCCGGCAAGAAGGAAGACAAGCTCGGCTGGCGCGCGTCGGACACGCGCGAGCTGATCTTCGAGGATGTCGAGGTGCCCGCGGAGAACCTGCTCGGAGAGGAAGGGCGGGGCTTCATCAACTTCATGAAGACGCTCGACGCCGGTCGCATCGGCATCGCCGCGCTGTCGCTAGGCGTCGCGCAGGGCGCCTTTGACGAGGCGCTCAAGTACACGGGCGAGCGTCGGCAGTTCGGCAAGCGCATCGCCGAATTCCAGGGCGTGCACTTCCAGCTCTCGGACATGGCCACGGAGCTCGAGGCGGCGCGCCACCTCGTCTACCACGCGGCCTGGCTCAGCCAGAACGGGCAGCCCTATTCCAAGGAAGCCGCGATGGCCAAGCTGTTCTGCTCGGAGCTGGCCATGCGGAACACGATCAAGGCCATCCAGCTCCATGGCGGCTACGGGTACACCAAGGACTACCCCGTGGAGCGCTTCATGCGCGACGCCAAGATCGGTGAGATCGGGGAGGGGACGTCGGAGGTGCAGCGCATGGTCATCGCGCGGCACTTGATCGCCGGCTTAGGCCGGGAGTAG
- a CDS encoding DUF4956 domain-containing protein: protein MSDFSQSLIWRNLYVRTTLWYALCGAITWALRNYAPPSWGALGSETLGNLVGGAPALTGNAEPTTPTALAASIAMFTGFAASLPVAWIYTLTRRKKGFQQSVVQTYLILPVVAAGIVVLVKHSLALAFSLGGIVAAVRFRTSLDDSKDAAGIFVVIGIGMAAAVAPSVAWVISVGFNLLMLILWWSDFGRPQALEGKAAEKKLERALSVANRTGTFLAKMDDEVLKAMSPEQLEALADRAWRRRKRNDPDLAEEDSVPEQAPRYERLLRLRTADVERTRALCEPLFPSLFSQWKFLGSVRENEVRVVEYGVSLAPTVTPGVVSDDLGRLPDSPLRGVELR from the coding sequence ATGTCTGACTTCTCGCAGTCCCTGATCTGGCGCAACCTGTACGTCCGCACGACCCTGTGGTACGCACTCTGCGGCGCCATCACCTGGGCGCTCCGCAACTACGCGCCGCCCTCATGGGGAGCCCTGGGCAGCGAAACGCTCGGCAATCTCGTCGGCGGCGCCCCTGCCCTCACGGGGAACGCCGAACCCACGACGCCGACGGCACTCGCCGCGAGCATCGCGATGTTCACCGGCTTCGCCGCGTCACTGCCCGTCGCGTGGATCTACACGCTCACGCGCCGCAAGAAGGGCTTTCAGCAGTCCGTCGTGCAGACGTACCTCATCCTGCCCGTCGTCGCGGCCGGCATCGTCGTCCTCGTCAAGCACTCCCTCGCCCTGGCGTTCTCGCTGGGCGGCATCGTCGCCGCCGTGCGCTTCCGCACCTCGCTGGACGACTCCAAGGATGCGGCCGGCATCTTCGTCGTCATCGGCATCGGCATGGCCGCCGCCGTCGCGCCGTCCGTGGCGTGGGTGATTTCGGTGGGCTTCAACCTCTTGATGCTCATCCTGTGGTGGTCCGACTTCGGCCGTCCGCAGGCGCTGGAGGGCAAGGCCGCCGAGAAGAAGCTCGAACGCGCGCTCAGTGTCGCGAACCGCACGGGCACGTTCCTGGCGAAGATGGACGACGAAGTGCTGAAGGCGATGTCGCCCGAGCAGCTCGAGGCGCTCGCCGACCGGGCCTGGCGGCGCCGCAAGCGCAACGATCCCGACCTCGCCGAGGAGGACTCGGTCCCGGAGCAGGCACCGCGCTACGAGCGTCTCCTGCGCCTCCGCACGGCGGACGTCGAGCGCACGCGCGCCCTCTGCGAGCCGCTTTTCCCCTCGTTGTTCTCCCAGTGGAAGTTCCTCGGCAGCGTGCGCGAGAACGAGGTGCGCGTCGTCGAGTACGGCGTCTCGCTGGCGCCGACCGTGACCCCGGGCGTCGTGTCTGACGACCTCGGCCGCCTCCCCGACTCGCCGCTCCGCGGCGTGGAGTTGCGATGA
- a CDS encoding Rne/Rng family ribonuclease, with protein sequence MKREILISATQREIRVAILEDEQLVELQVDRPENKRMVGDIYLGKVEAVQPGLQAAFVGIGTEKSAFLHNSDLAYDEDGDDDEDDDDADDDEADSADADAAESAADAGEGKDAKDGEKPKGGRGRGRGGRRRRKEPPQIQDVLKRGQSLIVQVSKEPISTKGPRVTAQVSLAGRFLVYMPFAARRVGVSRKIGERAQRQKLRELVEGVLPKDAGGVIVRTVSEGVTQETFKRELDTLIGQWNRIVKKQKFVGNPPKLLHRETSLTRGIIRDLFSTKVDRLTVDSKQVYNEIIEYLQGIAPELIERVALYEDKIPLFDKEQIEGEIRDLFKRRCDLPSGGYLIIEPTEALVSIDVNSGRFTGKKDPEKTVTKTNMEAAREIARQLRLRDVGGIIVCDFIDMESKSNRDRVLQELRTHLGRDRARTKAYAVSDLGLIEMTRQRVRQSHFHAMTEACPVCNGTGRVFTAETIVRRMERAVRRLASEGRREAIVVKLYPDTAIYVLENEKDLVARLAKQVGFGVEMRDDPLLKPDEFKLVVKGAGRDITSQYAVA encoded by the coding sequence ATGAAGCGCGAGATCCTGATTTCCGCGACGCAGCGCGAGATTCGCGTCGCAATCCTCGAGGACGAACAGCTCGTTGAACTGCAGGTCGACCGTCCGGAGAACAAGCGGATGGTCGGTGACATCTATCTCGGCAAGGTCGAAGCGGTCCAGCCCGGACTGCAGGCGGCGTTTGTCGGCATCGGCACCGAGAAAAGCGCCTTCCTCCACAACTCCGACCTCGCGTACGACGAGGACGGCGATGACGACGAGGATGACGATGACGCGGATGATGACGAGGCGGACTCGGCCGATGCCGACGCCGCCGAATCCGCCGCGGACGCCGGTGAGGGCAAGGACGCGAAGGACGGTGAGAAGCCCAAGGGCGGCCGCGGACGCGGCCGTGGGGGCCGCCGTCGGCGCAAGGAACCGCCCCAGATCCAGGACGTCCTGAAGCGCGGCCAGTCGCTCATCGTCCAGGTCAGCAAGGAGCCCATCTCCACGAAGGGCCCGCGCGTCACCGCGCAGGTCTCGCTGGCTGGCCGCTTCCTCGTGTACATGCCGTTCGCGGCCCGACGCGTGGGCGTCAGCCGCAAGATCGGCGAGCGCGCGCAGCGCCAGAAGCTCCGCGAGCTCGTGGAAGGCGTGCTGCCCAAGGACGCCGGCGGCGTCATCGTGCGCACGGTCTCCGAGGGCGTCACGCAGGAGACCTTCAAGCGTGAGCTGGATACGCTGATCGGCCAGTGGAACCGCATCGTCAAGAAGCAGAAGTTCGTGGGCAACCCGCCCAAGCTCCTGCATCGCGAGACCTCGCTCACGCGCGGCATCATCCGCGACCTCTTCTCGACGAAGGTCGACCGCCTGACGGTGGACTCCAAGCAGGTCTACAACGAGATCATCGAGTACCTGCAGGGCATCGCGCCGGAACTCATCGAGCGCGTGGCCCTGTATGAGGACAAGATCCCGCTGTTCGACAAGGAGCAGATCGAGGGCGAGATCCGCGACCTCTTCAAGCGGCGCTGCGACCTGCCGAGCGGTGGGTACCTGATCATCGAGCCCACCGAAGCGCTGGTCTCGATCGACGTGAACTCCGGCCGGTTCACCGGCAAGAAGGATCCGGAGAAGACGGTCACGAAGACCAACATGGAAGCGGCCCGCGAGATCGCGCGGCAGCTGCGCCTGCGTGACGTCGGCGGCATCATCGTCTGCGACTTCATCGACATGGAGTCGAAGTCGAACCGCGACCGAGTGCTCCAAGAGCTGCGCACGCACCTTGGCCGTGACCGGGCGCGCACGAAGGCCTACGCGGTGAGCGACCTTGGCCTGATCGAGATGACCCGCCAGCGCGTGCGGCAGAGCCACTTCCACGCCATGACGGAAGCCTGCCCGGTCTGCAACGGCACGGGGCGTGTGTTCACCGCGGAGACGATCGTCCGCCGGATGGAGCGAGCGGTACGTCGCCTCGCGTCCGAGGGCCGCCGCGAGGCCATCGTGGTGAAGCTGTACCCGGATACCGCGATCTACGTGCTCGAGAACGAGAAGGACTTGGTCGCGCGCCTGGCGAAGCAGGTCGGCTTCGGCGTGGAGATGCGGGACGATCCGCTGCTCAAGCCGGACGAGTTCAAGCTCGTGGTCAAAGGCGCCGGGCGGGATATTACGTCGCAGTACGCGGTTGCGTAA
- a CDS encoding PAS domain-containing hybrid sensor histidine kinase/response regulator — MRIPLFVSASGILVLLALGFAWTFQALGATYERSYVRAWRSSWLALGAYGLFAGLALLAVNVPGLAPLRSAFSLGSMLAAFVHIRALLAGMEQLCTPERPASAWPLRAVALLIAAAGLLVLVPVERRSDAAMQLYLIRIGLLALAWGIAYTAAGLLMLRRPPGTSALGRLALLVTLFAYAALRVGEPATHFLGPSPVLAQFLTFGGLPLLVGVGAGMLITLLEVEQARAVEAADARSAAERTANESEATLAAALATSSDPVFIVNRDGTLASANRRFVELVSQATGMVLSPGMSLEALMDEPTRAFWTDALPRVLAGEAVVRLKRFRFASQAELRAFSVRFTPVREGGSVIGALVVAHDSTEEERLRHEMARREEWFRSLIENASDMIFQVTPDALIEYASPSVDRVLGYDHLRMIGQSGFEFIDPDDVPTVADALRRSLERDETVPTVVPLRARTAQGDFIPLEGVSRPYTERDGSERLIVALRDVRERQRLEDELTGARRLEAIGRLAGGVAHDFNNLLTAVAGNVTLLKLKTAEQAGIGEHLVEIEHSVQRGAELTRRLLAFARQQRIEPRILHIPTQLADLERLLRRLLGEGILVDLDVPRTLWSIRADATAFEQILVNLAVNSRDAMPQGGTFRVAGQNLTVGAGGRESLNLAPGDWVQLEVEDTGGGIPPELVGRIFEPFFTTKADRGGTGLGLATVYGAVTQMGGQVRVDSTPGRGTTFTMFFPRVIAPHETAAPVAKPALPQAAAGDVVLLMEDETPVREVTAKLLRRLGYEVLAAADGEEGVALAEARTGPISIVVSDIVMPGIHGDVACARIRERRPDVPVLFISGFSQEALRWQHGMPAGARLLSKPFTLDDLALSVRELIDGR, encoded by the coding sequence GTGCGCATCCCGCTGTTCGTCTCCGCGTCTGGCATTCTGGTCCTCCTGGCGCTCGGCTTCGCCTGGACCTTCCAGGCGCTGGGGGCCACGTACGAACGAAGCTACGTTCGCGCGTGGCGCAGCTCCTGGCTGGCGTTGGGGGCCTACGGGCTCTTTGCCGGTCTCGCGCTGCTGGCGGTCAATGTCCCGGGCCTCGCGCCGCTCCGCAGCGCGTTCTCGCTCGGCTCCATGCTCGCGGCCTTCGTGCACATCCGCGCGCTGCTCGCCGGCATGGAGCAGCTCTGCACCCCCGAGCGCCCTGCTTCGGCATGGCCGCTCCGCGCGGTCGCGCTGCTAATCGCAGCCGCCGGACTGCTGGTGCTGGTGCCTGTCGAGCGGCGCTCCGATGCGGCGATGCAACTGTACCTCATCCGCATCGGCCTGCTCGCGCTCGCGTGGGGCATCGCGTACACGGCGGCGGGCCTGCTCATGCTGCGACGCCCGCCCGGCACCTCGGCACTGGGCCGCCTCGCACTGCTGGTGACGCTCTTTGCCTATGCCGCATTGCGCGTGGGCGAACCGGCTACGCACTTCCTCGGGCCGAGCCCGGTGCTCGCGCAATTCCTCACGTTCGGCGGCTTGCCGCTCCTCGTGGGGGTCGGGGCCGGCATGCTCATCACGCTGCTGGAGGTCGAGCAGGCACGCGCGGTGGAGGCGGCCGATGCGCGCAGTGCGGCCGAACGCACGGCCAACGAGTCCGAGGCGACGCTCGCCGCGGCCCTCGCGACGAGCAGCGACCCGGTGTTCATCGTGAATCGCGACGGGACCCTGGCGTCCGCGAATCGCCGCTTCGTCGAACTCGTCTCGCAGGCCACCGGGATGGTGCTCTCGCCGGGGATGTCGCTGGAGGCCCTGATGGACGAGCCGACGCGGGCGTTCTGGACCGACGCCTTGCCGCGCGTGTTGGCCGGCGAGGCCGTCGTACGCCTCAAGCGCTTCCGCTTCGCCTCGCAGGCCGAGCTCCGGGCATTCTCGGTACGCTTCACGCCGGTGCGGGAGGGCGGTAGCGTCATCGGGGCCTTGGTGGTCGCCCACGACTCGACCGAGGAAGAACGCCTTCGGCACGAGATGGCACGCCGGGAAGAGTGGTTCCGCTCGCTGATCGAGAATGCGAGCGACATGATCTTCCAGGTCACGCCCGACGCGCTGATCGAGTACGCGAGCCCATCCGTCGACCGGGTCCTCGGCTACGACCATCTGCGGATGATCGGCCAGTCGGGGTTCGAATTCATCGACCCCGACGACGTGCCGACGGTCGCCGATGCCCTGCGGCGCTCCCTCGAGCGCGACGAGACCGTCCCGACGGTCGTGCCGCTCCGCGCCCGGACCGCCCAGGGTGACTTCATTCCGCTGGAGGGCGTGTCGCGCCCGTATACCGAGCGCGATGGCAGCGAGCGCCTGATCGTGGCGCTGCGCGACGTGCGTGAACGCCAGCGGCTTGAGGACGAGCTCACCGGCGCGAGGCGCCTCGAGGCGATTGGCCGACTCGCGGGGGGCGTGGCGCACGACTTCAACAATCTCCTGACCGCCGTCGCCGGCAACGTCACGCTGCTCAAGCTGAAGACCGCCGAACAGGCCGGCATCGGCGAGCATCTGGTCGAGATCGAGCACTCGGTGCAGCGTGGCGCCGAACTGACGCGGCGCCTGCTGGCGTTCGCGCGGCAGCAGCGCATCGAGCCGCGCATCCTCCATATTCCGACGCAACTCGCCGACCTCGAGCGTCTGCTGCGACGCCTGCTCGGGGAGGGAATCCTCGTGGATCTCGACGTGCCGCGGACCCTGTGGTCTATCCGCGCGGACGCCACGGCCTTCGAACAGATCCTCGTGAACCTCGCCGTGAACTCCCGCGATGCGATGCCGCAGGGTGGGACGTTCCGCGTCGCCGGCCAGAACCTCACCGTCGGAGCGGGCGGGCGGGAATCACTGAATCTCGCGCCTGGCGACTGGGTCCAGCTCGAAGTCGAGGACACCGGGGGCGGCATCCCGCCGGAACTGGTCGGCCGCATCTTTGAACCCTTCTTCACCACAAAGGCGGACCGCGGCGGCACCGGACTCGGACTCGCGACCGTGTACGGCGCGGTCACGCAGATGGGGGGACAGGTCCGCGTGGACTCGACACCAGGGCGTGGTACGACGTTCACGATGTTCTTCCCGCGCGTGATCGCGCCGCACGAGACCGCGGCCCCCGTGGCGAAGCCGGCGCTGCCGCAGGCCGCGGCGGGCGATGTCGTGCTCCTGATGGAAGACGAGACGCCGGTGCGCGAAGTGACGGCCAAGCTGCTCCGCCGCCTCGGCTACGAAGTGCTCGCGGCCGCGGATGGAGAGGAGGGCGTCGCGCTCGCGGAGGCCAGGACCGGCCCCATCTCGATCGTCGTGAGCGACATCGTGATGCCGGGCATCCACGGCGACGTGGCCTGCGCCCGCATCCGCGAGCGTCGCCCCGATGTGCCGGTGCTCTTCATCTCGGGCTTCAGCCAGGAGGCGCTGCGTTGGCAGCATGGCATGCCGGCGGGGGCCCGCTTGCTCTCAAAGCCGTTCACGCTCGACGACCTCGCGCTCTCCGTGCGGGAGCTGATCGACGGCCGCTAG
- a CDS encoding RecQ family ATP-dependent DNA helicase: MHSQTTSGGLAAARQLLRERFAYPDFRPGQTEAVESVLAGRDTLVILPTGGGKSLCYQVPALVLDGLTVVISPLISLMKDQVDALVARGIPATFINSTLTQAEVSSRMAAVQRGEVKLLYLAPERFDVGRMADRLREIGVTLLAIDEAHCISEWGHDFRPSYLRVKDVRKRLGNPPTVALTATATPEVREDIARQLELRDPTVVITGFDRTNLSYHVIPAKNDAAKDETLVELLREHLSMHGEGVAIVYASTRKTVERIAQLLTKAKLPALGYHAGLDDEHRADVQDAFMSERVRVIVATNAFGMGIDKPNVRLVVHYAMPGTLEAYYQEAGRAGRDRAPATAVLLHAFPDRFTHEFFIKGALPERETVSAVYDALVKLADRAGLVEAGAPQLAATARGKVSDREAESAMRILQRGGALAVADASRTMAQVRLLAAPERIKAELSEDAHGLELALLRALWKRAGAALHTGIVANLDAMPPGIGGAMGAVPLLDALQARQMLVWKRLGEGLTLTDPKRPLKDWPVDWAGLDRRRQGELRKLEAVQQYAYTKYCRRGFVLRYFGDPAAKPRCDNCDVCLGIKHEQRVAAAPSARSRSARGSKAAGSAKLGASAGRGGATDAPLSRDDMARFDALKAMRSRLAKAEEVPAYVIFPDRALRGIAVANPESLAQLERVSGVGPARLDRYGREVLECLRDQRTL, from the coding sequence GTGCATTCCCAGACGACCTCCGGCGGCCTCGCGGCCGCCCGCCAGCTGCTTCGCGAGCGCTTCGCGTATCCCGACTTCCGTCCGGGCCAGACCGAGGCGGTCGAGAGTGTGCTCGCCGGGCGCGACACCCTGGTCATCCTGCCGACGGGCGGCGGCAAGTCGCTGTGCTATCAGGTCCCGGCGCTGGTGCTGGACGGCCTCACCGTCGTCATCTCGCCGCTGATCTCGCTGATGAAGGACCAGGTCGACGCGCTGGTCGCGCGCGGCATTCCTGCCACCTTCATCAACAGTACGCTGACCCAAGCGGAGGTCAGCAGCCGGATGGCCGCCGTCCAGCGCGGCGAGGTCAAGCTCCTCTACCTCGCGCCCGAACGCTTCGACGTCGGTCGCATGGCGGATCGTCTCCGCGAGATCGGCGTGACGCTGCTCGCCATCGACGAGGCGCACTGCATCAGCGAATGGGGCCACGACTTCCGGCCGTCCTACCTGCGCGTGAAGGACGTGCGGAAGCGCCTCGGCAATCCGCCCACGGTCGCCCTGACCGCCACGGCAACGCCCGAGGTGCGCGAAGACATCGCGCGGCAGCTCGAGCTCCGCGACCCGACGGTGGTCATCACCGGGTTCGACCGCACGAACTTGAGCTACCACGTGATCCCCGCCAAGAACGACGCCGCCAAGGACGAGACGCTCGTCGAACTGCTGCGCGAGCACCTGAGTATGCACGGGGAGGGCGTGGCCATCGTCTACGCGAGCACCCGCAAGACGGTCGAGCGGATCGCGCAGCTCCTCACCAAGGCCAAGCTGCCGGCCCTGGGCTACCATGCCGGCCTCGACGATGAGCATCGCGCGGACGTGCAGGACGCGTTCATGAGCGAGCGCGTGCGCGTCATCGTGGCCACCAACGCGTTCGGCATGGGCATCGACAAGCCGAATGTGCGCCTCGTGGTGCACTACGCGATGCCGGGGACGCTTGAGGCCTACTACCAGGAAGCCGGCCGCGCCGGCCGCGACCGCGCGCCGGCGACGGCCGTGCTCCTGCACGCGTTTCCCGATCGGTTCACGCATGAGTTCTTCATCAAGGGCGCGCTGCCCGAGCGCGAGACGGTGAGCGCGGTCTATGACGCGCTCGTGAAGCTCGCGGACCGCGCGGGCCTGGTCGAAGCCGGCGCCCCGCAGCTCGCGGCGACGGCGCGCGGGAAGGTCAGCGACCGCGAGGCGGAGTCGGCGATGCGCATCCTGCAGCGGGGCGGCGCGCTGGCCGTGGCTGACGCGTCGCGCACGATGGCGCAGGTGCGCCTGCTCGCCGCGCCCGAGCGCATCAAGGCGGAACTCAGCGAGGACGCGCACGGTCTCGAGCTCGCCTTGCTGCGTGCACTCTGGAAGCGCGCCGGCGCCGCACTCCACACTGGCATTGTCGCCAACCTCGATGCGATGCCCCCAGGCATCGGCGGTGCCATGGGCGCGGTGCCGCTGCTCGACGCCCTGCAGGCCCGGCAGATGCTCGTCTGGAAGCGACTCGGCGAGGGCCTCACGCTCACCGATCCCAAGCGACCGCTCAAGGACTGGCCCGTCGACTGGGCCGGTCTCGACCGTCGGCGGCAGGGCGAGCTGCGCAAGCTGGAGGCCGTGCAGCAGTACGCGTACACCAAGTACTGCCGCCGCGGCTTCGTGCTGCGCTACTTCGGCGATCCGGCGGCGAAGCCGCGCTGTGACAACTGCGACGTCTGCCTCGGCATCAAGCACGAGCAGCGCGTCGCGGCCGCGCCTTCCGCGCGAAGCCGCAGCGCGCGGGGCAGCAAGGCGGCAGGCAGCGCGAAGCTCGGTGCCAGCGCGGGACGCGGCGGCGCCACGGACGCGCCGCTCAGTCGCGACGACATGGCGCGCTTCGACGCGCTCAAGGCGATGCGCAGCCGCTTGGCCAAGGCGGAAGAAGTCCCCGCCTACGTGATCTTTCCGGATCGCGCGCTCCGCGGCATCGCCGTCGCGAATCCGGAATCACTGGCGCAGCTCGAGCGCGTCAGTGGAGTGGGGCCCGCGCGACTGGATCGGTACGGGCGGGAGGTGCTGGAGTGCCTTCGGGATCAGCGCACTCTTTGA